The following proteins are encoded in a genomic region of Betaproteobacteria bacterium:
- a CDS encoding phosphoenolpyruvate synthase: MSSEAYVLPLDRLRMADVARVGGKNASLGEMISQLEHLGVRVPGGFATTAGAYHEFLSANAMARTIDKIVTAIDVDDVKALAEAGARIRKMITAAPFPARLEQEIRQAYAALAHGGSDDLSFAVRSSATAEDLPDASFAGQQESFLNIHGIDNLLEAIKHVFASLYNDRAIAYRVHKGFAHAEVGLSAGVQRMVRSDLAASGVMFSLDTESGFDQVVFITSSYGLGETVVQGAVNPDEFYVYKPALNAARPAILRRTLGSKLIKMVFADSRAAGRSVRTLEVDETQRRRFSISDAQITELAKFAVIIEKHYGRHMDIEWGRDGIDGKLYILQARPETVEVHTKAGTQRRYRIKERSEILVTGRAIGNRVGTGPVRLVADASEMSRVRAGDVLVTDMTDPDWEPVMKRASAIVTNRGGRTCHAAIIARELGIPAVVGCADATRNLREDDEVTVSCAEGDTGYVYRGKLDVEVLDLSVDAMPKAPVKIYMNVGNPELAFDFQRLPNAGVGLARLEFIIARMIGIHPQAVLAYPNLPPDLKRDVEARSASYSDPKTFYLEKLVEGIATLGAAFYPKPVIVRLSDFKSNEYSSLLGGQRYEPHEENPMLGFRGASRYIDPGFKECFQLECQAMKKVRDEMGLTNVEIMVPFVRTTSEAKQVVALLEQNGLKRGENGLRLIMMCEIPSNALLADAFLEYFDGYSIGSNDMTQLTLGVDRDSGIVAGSFDERDPAVKAMLHLAIDACKKKGKYIGICGQGPSDHPDFAKWLVEEGIDTISMNPDTVVETWLYLAKEAHR, from the coding sequence ATGAGCAGCGAAGCCTATGTTTTGCCCTTGGATCGATTGCGCATGGCCGACGTCGCCAGGGTGGGAGGCAAGAATGCCTCCCTAGGCGAAATGATCAGCCAGTTGGAGCATCTGGGCGTGCGCGTCCCGGGCGGCTTTGCCACCACGGCCGGGGCCTACCATGAGTTCCTATCCGCGAACGCCATGGCGCGGACCATAGACAAGATCGTGACCGCCATCGACGTCGACGACGTCAAGGCGCTGGCGGAGGCTGGGGCCAGGATCCGAAAGATGATCACGGCGGCCCCCTTTCCCGCGCGCCTGGAGCAGGAAATTCGGCAAGCCTACGCGGCGCTGGCCCATGGCGGGAGCGACGATCTGTCTTTTGCCGTGCGCTCATCGGCCACGGCCGAGGACTTGCCCGATGCTTCCTTCGCCGGGCAGCAGGAATCTTTCCTCAACATACACGGCATCGATAATCTGCTCGAAGCTATCAAGCATGTATTCGCCTCCCTCTACAACGACCGCGCCATAGCCTACCGTGTTCACAAGGGCTTCGCCCACGCCGAGGTGGGCTTGTCCGCGGGAGTGCAACGCATGGTGCGTAGCGACCTCGCGGCCAGTGGCGTGATGTTCTCGCTCGACACGGAGTCGGGTTTCGATCAAGTGGTGTTCATCACCTCATCCTATGGATTGGGCGAGACCGTGGTGCAGGGCGCGGTCAATCCCGACGAGTTCTACGTCTACAAACCCGCATTGAACGCGGCGCGGCCCGCGATCCTGCGGCGGACCCTGGGATCCAAGCTCATCAAAATGGTATTCGCCGATTCGCGCGCGGCGGGGCGCTCGGTGCGTACCCTGGAAGTGGATGAGACACAGCGGCGGCGCTTTTCGATAAGCGATGCGCAGATCACCGAGCTGGCGAAATTCGCCGTCATCATCGAGAAGCATTACGGGCGCCACATGGATATCGAATGGGGGCGCGATGGCATCGATGGCAAGCTGTACATTCTGCAGGCGCGCCCCGAAACCGTGGAGGTTCACACCAAGGCCGGCACCCAGCGCCGCTACCGCATCAAGGAGCGCAGCGAGATTCTGGTGACCGGGCGCGCCATCGGTAACCGCGTGGGCACCGGTCCCGTGCGATTGGTGGCGGATGCCTCCGAGATGTCACGGGTGCGCGCGGGCGACGTGCTCGTCACCGACATGACAGATCCCGATTGGGAGCCCGTGATGAAACGCGCTTCGGCCATCGTCACCAACCGGGGCGGGCGCACTTGTCACGCCGCCATCATCGCGCGCGAATTGGGAATTCCGGCGGTGGTGGGCTGCGCGGACGCCACGCGCAATTTGCGCGAGGACGACGAGGTGACAGTCTCCTGCGCCGAAGGGGACACGGGTTATGTTTACCGGGGCAAGCTGGATGTGGAAGTGCTGGATCTTTCCGTGGACGCCATGCCCAAGGCGCCGGTCAAGATTTATATGAACGTGGGCAATCCGGAACTGGCCTTCGATTTTCAGCGCTTACCCAACGCCGGCGTGGGCTTGGCGCGCCTGGAATTCATCATCGCTCGCATGATCGGCATTCATCCGCAGGCAGTGCTGGCCTATCCTAATTTGCCACCGGATCTCAAGCGCGACGTGGAAGCGCGCTCGGCGAGTTACTCCGACCCCAAGACTTTCTATCTGGAAAAACTGGTGGAGGGCATCGCCACCCTGGGCGCGGCTTTCTACCCCAAGCCTGTCATCGTGCGCCTATCGGACTTCAAGTCCAACGAGTATTCCAGCCTGCTGGGCGGCCAGCGCTACGAACCTCACGAGGAAAATCCCATGCTGGGTTTTCGCGGTGCTTCGCGCTACATCGATCCCGGGTTCAAGGAATGTTTCCAGTTGGAATGCCAGGCCATGAAGAAGGTGCGCGACGAGATGGGGCTCACCAACGTCGAGATCATGGTGCCATTCGTGCGCACCACCAGCGAAGCCAAGCAAGTGGTGGCGCTGCTCGAACAAAATGGCTTGAAGCGCGGCGAGAACGGCCTGCGCTTGATCATGATGTGCGAGATCCCTTCCAACGCCCTGTTGGCGGATGCGTTTCTGGAGTACTTCGATGGCTATTCCATCGGCTCGAACGACATGACTCAGTTGACCTTGGGCGTGGACCGCGATTCTGGTATCGTTGCCGGTTCCTTCGACGAACGCGACCCTGCCGTCAAGGCCATGCTGCATCTGGCCATTGACGCCTGCAAGAAAAAAGGCAAGTACATCGGCATCTGTGGCCAAGGGCCGTCGGATCATCCCGATTTCGCCAAGTGGCTGGTGGAGGAGGGCATCGACACCATCTCCATGAATCCGGATACTGTTGTGGAGACTTGGCTCTACTTGGCGAAAGAGGCGCATCGTTGA
- a CDS encoding 3-deoxy-8-phosphooctulonate synthase, which translates to MKLCHFEAGLDKPFFLIAGTCVIESREMAMDTAGTLKELCAKLRIPFIYKSSYDKANRSSSKSYRGMGMEKGLAILADVQRSIGVPVLTDIHETDEISSAAAAVDVLQTPAFLCRQTDFIRAAASAGRPVNIKKGQFLSPWEMKNVVAKAKEASGTDNVMVCERGFSFGYNNLVSDMRSLVVMRETRCPVVFDATHSVQLPGGRGDASGGQREFVPALARAAVAAGIAGIFIETHPDPAKALSDGPNAWPLHLMGELLETLVEVDAAVKRRGFAENRLLANA; encoded by the coding sequence TTGAAGCTGTGCCACTTCGAAGCAGGGCTCGATAAGCCGTTCTTTCTGATCGCGGGGACCTGCGTCATCGAGTCGCGAGAAATGGCCATGGACACGGCCGGTACGCTCAAGGAGTTGTGCGCCAAGCTGCGAATCCCCTTCATCTACAAGTCCTCCTACGACAAGGCGAACCGCAGTTCGAGTAAGTCTTACCGTGGGATGGGGATGGAAAAAGGCTTGGCCATCTTGGCGGACGTACAGCGAAGCATCGGAGTCCCGGTGCTAACGGACATCCACGAAACGGATGAGATTAGTTCCGCGGCGGCGGCCGTGGACGTGCTGCAAACGCCGGCGTTTCTGTGCCGGCAAACGGATTTCATCCGTGCCGCCGCATCGGCTGGCAGACCGGTCAATATCAAGAAGGGCCAGTTTCTCTCCCCGTGGGAGATGAAAAACGTGGTGGCCAAGGCGAAGGAAGCGAGCGGCACCGACAATGTCATGGTGTGCGAGCGCGGATTCTCGTTCGGTTACAACAACCTCGTCTCCGACATGCGCTCCCTCGTGGTGATGCGCGAAACGCGGTGTCCGGTGGTATTCGATGCGACCCACTCGGTGCAATTGCCTGGCGGGCGCGGGGATGCAAGCGGCGGCCAGCGCGAGTTCGTACCCGCGCTCGCGCGCGCAGCCGTGGCGGCGGGCATCGCGGGGATATTCATTGAAACTCATCCGGATCCCGCCAAGGCCCTATCCGATGGCCCGAATGCTTGGCCCCTGCATCTCATGGGCGAATTGTTGGAGACGCTG
- a CDS encoding CTP synthase — protein sequence MTKYIFVTGGVVSSLGKGIAAASLAAILESRGIKLTMLKLDPYINVDPGTMSPFQHGEVFVTEDGAETDLDLGHYERFTSAKMSRRNNFTTGQIYDHVIRKERRGEYLGHTVQVIPHITDEIKLNIRKGAEGSDLAIVEIGGTVGDIESLPFLEAIRQMGIEEGKINTCFIHLTLLPYIATAGELKTKPTQHSVKELREIGIQPDIMLCRADRPLPEEERRKIALFTNVAPEAVISVVDSDSIYKIPAMLHNQILDEIVCHKLHILARAADLSAWNKLVEALEHPQHEVTIAFVGKYVELTESYKSLSEALIHAGLHTRSKIHIQYIDAETIEAEGAGCLAGMDAILVAPGFGRRGVEGKIQAARYARENNVPYLGICLGMQLAVIEFARNVAGLQGAHSTEFDLDTPHPVVALISEWQDREGKVERRDATSDLGGTMRLGGQTCVLGADTLARKIYGSDRIAERHRHRYEVNNIYLPALEKAGLKVSGRSSEGKQLCEMIELPDHPWFVGCQFHPEFTSTPRKGHPLFTAFVRAALAHGSRSKVVSVDLERSCAEKRA from the coding sequence GTGACAAAGTACATTTTCGTTACCGGCGGCGTTGTCTCCTCCCTGGGTAAAGGGATCGCTGCCGCGTCTCTAGCGGCGATCCTGGAATCTCGCGGGATCAAGCTCACGATGCTGAAGCTCGATCCCTACATCAACGTCGATCCGGGGACCATGAGCCCGTTTCAGCACGGCGAGGTGTTTGTCACCGAGGATGGCGCCGAAACGGATCTGGACCTCGGCCATTACGAGCGCTTCACGAGCGCCAAGATGAGTCGCCGGAATAACTTCACCACGGGGCAGATCTACGACCACGTCATCCGCAAGGAGCGCCGGGGCGAATATCTGGGCCATACGGTGCAGGTCATTCCCCACATCACGGACGAAATCAAGCTCAATATCCGCAAGGGCGCGGAAGGGTCCGATCTCGCCATCGTGGAGATTGGCGGGACAGTGGGGGACATCGAATCGCTGCCGTTCCTTGAAGCCATTCGCCAGATGGGCATCGAGGAAGGCAAGATCAACACGTGCTTCATTCATCTAACGCTGCTGCCCTATATCGCGACGGCGGGTGAATTGAAGACCAAGCCGACCCAGCACTCGGTCAAGGAGTTGCGCGAGATCGGCATACAGCCCGATATTATGCTGTGCCGCGCCGACCGCCCGTTGCCGGAGGAAGAGCGGCGCAAGATCGCGCTATTCACCAACGTCGCGCCCGAGGCGGTGATTTCGGTGGTGGATTCAGACAGCATCTACAAGATTCCGGCGATGCTGCACAACCAGATTCTGGACGAGATCGTCTGCCACAAGCTTCATATCCTGGCGCGCGCGGCCGATCTATCCGCCTGGAACAAACTGGTGGAAGCCCTGGAGCATCCCCAGCACGAAGTCACTATCGCCTTCGTGGGCAAGTATGTGGAACTCACGGAATCCTACAAGTCGCTCTCCGAGGCGCTGATCCACGCTGGGTTGCACACACGCAGCAAGATCCATATCCAATACATCGACGCCGAGACCATCGAAGCCGAAGGCGCGGGTTGTTTGGCGGGCATGGACGCCATTCTGGTGGCGCCCGGTTTTGGCCGCCGGGGAGTGGAGGGCAAGATACAAGCGGCCCGCTACGCGCGCGAGAATAACGTGCCTTACCTCGGCATTTGCCTCGGGATGCAGTTGGCGGTGATCGAATTCGCGCGCAATGTTGCCGGTTTGCAGGGTGCCCACAGTACCGAGTTCGACTTGGATACACCGCACCCGGTGGTTGCTCTCATCTCGGAATGGCAGGACCGCGAAGGCAAGGTGGAGCGGCGCGATGCTACTTCCGATCTCGGAGGTACCATGCGCTTGGGCGGCCAGACCTGCGTGTTGGGGGCCGATACACTCGCGCGCAAGATCTACGGAAGCGACCGGATCGCCGAGCGCCACCGCCATCGCTACGAGGTGAACAACATCTATTTGCCGGCGCTGGAGAAGGCGGGACTGAAGGTATCGGGGCGCTCGTCAGAAGGCAAGCAGTTGTGCGAGATGATCGAGTTGCCAGATCATCCTTGGTTCGTCGGTTGCCAGTTCCATCCGGAATTTACTTCCACGCCGCGCAAGGGCCATCCTTTATTCACCGCATTCGTGCGCGCCGCGCTCGCGCACGGATCGCGGAGCAAGGTGGTGTCCGTGGATTTGGAACGCTCGTGCGCGGAGAAAAGGGCTTGA
- a CDS encoding lipid-A-disaccharide synthase, producing MAMRVAVVAGEASGDYLGAHLVRALKSKYPGIDCYGIGGPRMRTEGFRVLHESEHLAVRGYVEVLRGLPRILRIRRELTDLLLSEPPNLFIGIDAPDFNLGLEEKLKKRGIATVQYVAPQVWAWRGKRVKQLRRACDLVLALLPFEAELLQGAKVPCSFVGHPLADAIPERPNRASAREQFKLGANRLVVALLPGSRESEVSYMADLFVKTAKLIHAQHEHAHFLVPLLSRKTRLIFEQAIYRSEAGAVPVTLLYGHAQMAMTAADGVLLSSGTAALEAALLKRTMVVTYKLSPMTYRMIRRRGYSLPYVALPNILAGRFIVPEILQDDATPEILAQAMMNQIADKDIRARQEDAFLDIHRSLRAGTQQRLLDALSPILERKTASPGSRGLHALAEPVS from the coding sequence CGACTGTTATGGCATCGGCGGGCCGCGCATGCGCACGGAAGGATTTCGCGTCCTGCACGAATCCGAGCATCTGGCGGTGCGCGGCTATGTGGAAGTGTTGCGCGGCCTACCGCGGATTCTCAGGATTCGCAGGGAACTCACCGATCTCCTGCTGTCCGAGCCGCCGAACCTGTTTATCGGGATAGATGCCCCGGATTTCAACCTGGGGCTGGAGGAAAAACTCAAGAAGCGCGGTATCGCCACCGTTCAGTACGTGGCGCCTCAGGTCTGGGCATGGCGCGGCAAGCGTGTCAAGCAACTACGGCGCGCCTGCGATTTGGTGCTGGCTCTATTGCCTTTCGAGGCTGAGTTGTTGCAAGGGGCCAAAGTCCCCTGCAGCTTTGTCGGGCATCCGCTGGCCGATGCCATTCCCGAGCGGCCGAACCGGGCTAGCGCTCGCGAGCAATTCAAACTGGGCGCGAATCGCTTGGTCGTAGCCTTGCTGCCGGGCAGCCGCGAGAGCGAAGTGAGTTACATGGCGGATTTGTTCGTGAAAACGGCGAAGTTGATTCACGCCCAGCATGAACACGCGCACTTCCTCGTGCCCTTGCTGAGCCGCAAGACCCGCCTTATATTCGAGCAGGCCATCTACCGAAGCGAAGCCGGGGCGGTGCCGGTGACGCTGTTGTATGGCCACGCGCAAATGGCGATGACGGCCGCCGATGGCGTCTTGCTTTCCTCTGGCACGGCGGCGCTCGAAGCCGCGTTGTTGAAGCGCACCATGGTGGTGACCTATAAGCTCTCGCCCATGACCTACCGCATGATCCGGCGGCGCGGTTATTCCCTGCCATACGTCGCGCTGCCGAATATCTTGGCGGGTCGGTTTATCGTTCCGGAAATTCTGCAAGACGATGCCACGCCCGAGATTCTCGCGCAGGCGATGATGAATCAGATCGCGGACAAGGATATTCGCGCCAGGCAAGAGGACGCTTTTCTGGACATTCACCGCTCATTGCGCGCGGGTACGCAGCAACGCTTGCTGGACGCACTGAGTCCCATCCTGGAGAGAAAGACCGCGAGTCCGGGTTCCCGGGGATTGCATGCCCTCGCCGAACCGGTTTCTTGA
- a CDS encoding ribonuclease HII yields MPSPNRFLEPCCGIDEAGRGPLAGPVFAACVILDPERPIEGLADSKKLSARQREVLSEIIRGQALSWCVASASVEEIDQHNILQATLLAMRRAVRGLSVTPLLALVDGNQDPSLGIATRTIVRGDRTEPAISAASILAKTARDALMLSLHKEYPAYGFDQHKGYPTAKHMAVLREHGATVHHRRSFAPVREVLDMLSTSAAVGALDARWSRPVPR; encoded by the coding sequence ATGCCCTCGCCGAACCGGTTTCTTGAACCTTGCTGCGGTATCGATGAGGCTGGGCGCGGGCCTCTCGCGGGGCCTGTGTTCGCGGCGTGTGTGATCCTGGATCCCGAGCGTCCCATCGAGGGCCTCGCCGATTCCAAGAAGTTATCCGCGCGCCAGCGCGAGGTTCTGAGCGAAATCATTCGAGGGCAAGCATTGTCGTGGTGCGTGGCAAGCGCAAGCGTTGAGGAAATCGACCAGCACAACATCCTGCAAGCGACGTTGCTCGCCATGCGCCGCGCGGTGCGGGGGCTGAGCGTTACGCCCTTGCTGGCACTTGTCGATGGAAATCAAGACCCGTCCCTAGGCATCGCCACTCGTACCATCGTCAGGGGGGATCGAACTGAACCCGCCATCAGCGCGGCTTCCATCCTAGCCAAGACCGCTCGCGATGCCCTGATGCTGTCCTTGCACAAGGAGTATCCAGCCTATGGTTTTGACCAGCACAAGGGATATCCCACGGCGAAGCATATGGCGGTGCTACGGGAGCATGGCGCCACGGTTCATCACCGCCGCAGCTTCGCTCCGGTGCGGGAGGTGTTGGACATGCTCAGTACAAGTGCCGCTGTAGGTGCCCTTGATGCAAGATGGTCGAGGCCAGTTCCTCGATAG
- a CDS encoding kinase/pyrophosphorylase encodes MASKRSAFFISDRTGITAEMLGHSLLTQFDQAGFVERTMPFIDTEAKALQAVQEINAAGVADGVRPVVISTLVDASIIAVVTQAQALVLDCFQIFIAPLEQELGMRSAHAVGRSHSVTNTASYYKRIDAVNFALSYDDGQSTKDLINADVVLVGVSRCGKTPTCLYLALQYGIRAANYPLIPEDFGTMKLPSALRPLREKLFGLTILPERLHQVRTERRPGSKYADLQNCQSEVREAETLMRSETIPYLDTTHRSIEELASTILHQGHLQRHLY; translated from the coding sequence ATGGCATCCAAAAGAAGCGCTTTTTTTATCTCCGACCGCACTGGAATCACCGCGGAAATGCTCGGTCACAGTCTACTCACGCAATTCGACCAAGCTGGCTTCGTCGAACGCACCATGCCTTTCATCGATACAGAAGCGAAAGCGCTCCAAGCCGTTCAGGAGATTAACGCGGCCGGCGTGGCCGACGGCGTGCGCCCAGTGGTCATCAGCACCCTCGTCGATGCCAGCATCATAGCGGTAGTCACCCAAGCCCAAGCCCTGGTGCTGGACTGCTTTCAGATCTTCATCGCGCCCCTCGAGCAAGAACTTGGCATGCGCTCCGCTCACGCCGTGGGCCGCTCCCATAGCGTCACCAACACGGCGAGTTACTACAAACGCATCGACGCGGTGAATTTTGCCCTATCCTACGACGACGGCCAGTCCACCAAGGACCTGATCAACGCCGATGTCGTGCTGGTGGGTGTCTCGCGTTGCGGCAAAACCCCCACGTGCCTCTATCTCGCCTTGCAATACGGCATCAGGGCAGCCAATTATCCGCTAATTCCAGAGGACTTCGGCACCATGAAGTTGCCCTCGGCCCTTCGCCCCCTACGGGAAAAACTCTTCGGCCTCACCATCCTGCCCGAACGCCTTCACCAAGTTCGCACCGAGCGGCGCCCAGGAAGCAAGTACGCGGACCTGCAAAACTGCCAATCGGAAGTGCGCGAAGCCGAAACCCTCATGCGCAGCGAGACCATTCCATACCTGGACACCACCCACCGTTCTATCGAGGAACTGGCCTCGACCATCTTGCATCAAGGGCACCTACAGCGGCACTTGTACTGA